The genomic stretch TGTTTCCGCTGTGTTTGGTGTTGATGTGTTGAGTCATCTCCTTACGGCTGGTTACCGTGTGGCCACACTGCACACATAAGTAGTGCCCTTTAGTGTGCTCCCAAAGGATGCGTCTGCTGCAGGCCATACCTGACGGATAAAAGGACAAATTAATGTCTGAACTAAGAGGAACTGTATATtctaattaaaaatgtagtttttacttcATTGACATTATTTGCAAAGGGTCACACAGCTGGCTACACAGAGGAAGTCAATGTGAGCTTCAGTGAGTGCCTGCAGCTTCATGTCACTCAAGTGACCATTTTAGCGCCTTTAATGATTTTATCTTGAATGCTAAAGGAGCACAGTGACGGTAAAAGTGTAGCCACCTCTGGCAGGTTACAGCTGTGTGCTATAGTGTGAGGACACTCGCCTGTATTCTTCCTCCAGACAGCTGAGGACCctggaggagagcgaggagctGAGCCTGGCTCAGGAGGCCTGGTCTGTGTCAGGTGCTGACTCTGGGCATCAGGGTTTAAAGATAGCAGCACATCGGAGGCTTCGCTCTTGATCTGAGGCTGGGGAGCTGCCTCTGTGAGCAGCGGAGGAGCGAGATGGGGAGGGAAGATCTCCGGGTTAGACACAAAGGGGGGGAGTGGGGTGCCAGCAGGGTCTGGCTTAAGAACAGCAGCAGGGAAGGGACCGTCTGGGTTTGGGATTTCTGAGAGTGCAGACGCTGAGACCAGCCACGGGGGTTTCTGGTCCACGTCCATTGGATTGGGTGCAGGCGGAGAGGCCATCGCTTCAGTCGACTTCGTTTTGCCCCGTGTCACTTTGGAACAGGTGTGCAGGTGAGTCAGGAGGCCACGGTAAGATCGCAACTTTGTGCGACAACTCTCACACCTTCACAGAAAGAAGCAACATTACATCAACTGAATACtcagtataaaacattttgacgAGGCACAGGACGATATAAAAGTTTCATGTCACGATTATACTCACCAAAATAATTGCGATtcacaacattattattcaaGCATTATACCTTTAAGCATCACATGTATGATACGACTcttaaaatggcactaaaacatCACTTTACCTCACTTTTGTTAAGAACGATCTGCGATAAAATCCTACATCGTCCCATCCCTAATTTTGACCACTGAATACAcagtataaaatatatttactaaTCACTGTATCTCAGCTGAGAGTGCCATGACAGTAAAACAAAGACCAACTCACAGGAAGAATATGTTGGGTTTGTGGTGATGCCTCATATGTTCCATCAGTTTCTGCATGTTGGGGAAGGAACCACTGCATCCGACAGTGGAGCACAGCAGGACCTTTCCTGAGGAGAGGACACGGTGTTTACCTGATGTGATGGAGGCTCTCTTACCATGCAGGGATGGCACAGCATCTCTCGTACACCTTTCCCCTCATCTCCAACCCTAATCACACCAAAACTAAAAATGACAGCCAGAttggacatttacattttactaatcaaactactcctttaaatgtttgaggcagtgttgttttttttctagatCCACGTTGACATCATCAATTGTACTTATAAATTGTATTTCCGACAAAAACATGCAGCAATTTTTCTAAATCTTGAATAAGACTGATTGATTTGGTCTATAGTAGCTGTACACAGGAGGTGGTACCAAACTAATCTAAAATCAGACCAATCCCTTTTAGCTGTTTGGGGAACATGATGACAAGTGTCTCCCTCTCAGGATGATCTACCAGTGGAACAAAGTACTTTAGGTGAGCTGATGAATCAACATAGAGAATCAGTATtatggaaaaaaacacagattagCACAAATTACATGAACTACCTTTAAAGACGAACCCTTCCTACTCCTTCTCCTTCTACTCCTTGGACAAACATTTGGAGCAGTTCACATGCATTAAAACCTGAGGACAGAATTGCCCTAAATTGCTCACTAAACCTTTGGTGTTATTAACGTTACAAAACAACCCAATGACTGGTGACATATCTCCTTTGATGCCCACACATGAACCCTTCCTTTACTTCCGAAACATGAACCTCCAGCACTGGGAGCTCACCTGGAAGAGACTGGGCTGAGATGTCATGGTCCTTGATGTGGCTTTCCAGAGCGGCAGAGTCTGAGTACACCCGCTTACAGCCGTGTAACGAACACGGCATCCTCTTGTTTCCTGAAATGGACAATTCCgtcaattaattgtttagtcttGTGACATTAAATAAGGTCAGGAACTTAGCTCAGAACTCACGCACATTAGCATGTAAGCTATCTTAGCCAGTTAGCTAGCTAAGCTAACTTAGTTAGCTAGTGCCTAATAGGACTAAACGTAGAGAGTTTGCATCTGTCAGTATTGTTCACCTAAATTACAAACCTCCGTTTCCAGATTCCGCATTATGTAAGACTGTGCTGCCTGAAGACATCATAGTGGCGGAGCAGTGGAGCTCTGCAGCGA from Cottoperca gobio chromosome 3, fCotGob3.1, whole genome shotgun sequence encodes the following:
- the znf414 gene encoding zinc finger protein 414 produces the protein MLVLVVRFRSSSVVAAELHCSATMMSSGSTVLHNAESGNGGNKRMPCSLHGCKRVYSDSAALESHIKDHDISAQSLPGKVLLCSTVGCSGSFPNMQKLMEHMRHHHKPNIFFLCESCRTKLRSYRGLLTHLHTCSKVTRGKTKSTEAMASPPAPNPMDVDQKPPWLVSASALSEIPNPDGPFPAAVLKPDPAGTPLPPFVSNPEIFPPHLAPPLLTEAAPQPQIKSEASDVLLSLNPDAQSQHLTQTRPPEPGSAPRSPPGSSAVWRKNTGMACSRRILWEHTKGHYLCVQCGHTVTSRKEMTQHINTKHSGNKPVEDSGSSATNT